The Corallococcus soli genome has a window encoding:
- a CDS encoding hydroxymethylglutaryl-CoA reductase, degradative, with translation MSDTVTSRLSGFHKLPMEERLAQIGRMFRLSDEELGQLRGVGTLEPVLANQMIENAVGTFSLPLGLGLNLNVNGRDYIVPMAVEEPSVVAAVSFASKIVRESGGFVAEADESMMIGQVQVSNYGDPTLASERILDAKEQILALANSFHPAMVARGGGARDVEVRLLPAPEGPRGEPLLIVHILIDTQEAMGANLINTVAEGVAPLIEQVTGGRVYLRILSNLSDKRLARATCRIPLPLLADFDLPGETIAEGIAQASRFAEADPYRAATHNKGVMNGIDAVAIATGQDWRSIEAGAHAFACRGGQYRPLSTWYLEEGHLVGRIELPLALGTVGGPIKVHPGVQVALKLLRVSGVRELSMVFAAVGLAQNFAALRALGSVGIQKGHMAMHARCVAVTAGARGGDVEKVANLLVKAGHVKVEKAKEILASLILETPGVAATVTNG, from the coding sequence ATGTCTGACACCGTGACGTCGCGGCTTTCCGGATTCCACAAGCTGCCCATGGAGGAGCGACTCGCTCAGATCGGGCGCATGTTCCGGCTGTCGGACGAGGAGCTGGGCCAGCTCCGCGGCGTGGGCACCCTGGAGCCCGTCCTGGCCAACCAGATGATCGAGAACGCGGTGGGCACCTTCTCCCTGCCGCTGGGGCTGGGGCTCAACCTCAACGTCAACGGGCGCGACTACATCGTGCCCATGGCGGTGGAGGAGCCCTCCGTCGTGGCGGCGGTGTCGTTCGCGTCGAAGATCGTCCGCGAGTCGGGCGGCTTCGTCGCGGAGGCCGACGAGTCGATGATGATCGGCCAGGTGCAGGTGTCGAACTACGGCGACCCCACCCTGGCCTCCGAGCGCATCCTGGACGCGAAGGAGCAGATCCTCGCCCTGGCGAACAGCTTCCACCCGGCGATGGTCGCCCGGGGCGGCGGCGCCCGGGACGTGGAGGTGCGCCTGCTGCCCGCGCCGGAGGGCCCGCGTGGCGAGCCGCTGCTCATCGTCCACATCCTCATCGACACGCAGGAGGCGATGGGCGCGAACCTCATCAACACCGTCGCCGAGGGCGTGGCGCCGCTGATTGAACAGGTGACGGGCGGCCGGGTGTACCTGCGCATCCTGTCGAACCTGTCGGACAAGCGGCTGGCGCGCGCCACCTGCCGCATCCCGCTGCCGCTGCTGGCGGACTTCGACCTGCCGGGAGAGACGATCGCGGAGGGCATCGCCCAGGCGAGCCGCTTCGCGGAGGCGGACCCGTACCGCGCCGCCACGCACAACAAGGGCGTGATGAACGGCATCGACGCGGTGGCCATCGCCACCGGCCAGGACTGGCGCTCCATCGAAGCGGGCGCGCACGCGTTCGCCTGCCGCGGGGGCCAGTACCGGCCGCTGTCCACCTGGTACCTGGAGGAGGGGCACCTGGTGGGCCGCATCGAGCTGCCGCTCGCGCTGGGCACGGTGGGCGGTCCCATCAAGGTGCACCCGGGCGTGCAGGTGGCGCTCAAGCTGCTGCGCGTGTCGGGCGTGCGCGAGCTGTCCATGGTGTTCGCGGCGGTGGGGCTGGCGCAGAACTTCGCGGCGCTCCGGGCCCTGGGCTCGGTGGGCATCCAGAAGGGCCACATGGCCATGCACGCCCGCTGCGTCGCGGTGACGGCGGGCGCACGCGGCGGTGACGTGGAGAAGGTCGCCAACCTCCTGGTGAAGGCCGGGCACGTGAAGGTGGAGAAGGCGAAGGAGATCCTCGCCAGCCTGATCCTCGAAACGCCCGGCGTCGCGGCCACCGTCACCAACGGCTGA
- the mvk gene encoding mevalonate kinase: MTPATNPLVAFGAGKVILLGEHSVVYGYPALAGPLSFGVTARGVPARSCQLDVPATADAAQKRLMRKAFSRAARLVGEPKVKVTLEPQLPLSAGLGSSAALAVALSRVLLQAAGRAPSPKETARLAWEMEQEFHGTPSGVDHTTSAEEKLILYRRVQGPAGVVGRAREVKSPRALSVVVALAGARSPTKVTVGALRERQARWPERYRRLFAQVGRLVTEASKAVEAGDLEGLGDAMNVNQGLLGALGLSSPALEDMVYRLRGMGALGAKFTGAGGDGGAVIGLFLEPGPVVAKLTRDGVRCFASQLAGPRPHGDRS; the protein is encoded by the coding sequence ATGACTCCCGCTACGAACCCCCTGGTCGCCTTCGGTGCCGGCAAGGTCATCCTGCTGGGCGAGCACAGCGTGGTGTATGGCTACCCCGCGCTCGCGGGCCCCCTGAGCTTCGGCGTGACGGCGCGGGGCGTGCCCGCGCGCTCCTGCCAGTTGGACGTGCCGGCGACGGCGGACGCCGCGCAGAAGCGCCTCATGCGCAAGGCGTTCAGCCGGGCGGCCCGTCTGGTGGGCGAGCCGAAGGTGAAGGTGACGCTGGAGCCCCAATTGCCGCTGTCCGCGGGGCTGGGCAGCTCCGCGGCGCTGGCGGTGGCCCTGTCGCGCGTGCTGCTCCAGGCGGCGGGGCGGGCCCCGTCGCCCAAGGAGACGGCCCGGCTGGCGTGGGAGATGGAGCAGGAGTTCCACGGCACGCCGTCGGGCGTGGACCACACCACCAGCGCGGAGGAGAAGCTCATCCTCTACCGCCGGGTGCAGGGGCCCGCGGGCGTCGTCGGCCGGGCGCGCGAGGTGAAGAGTCCGCGCGCGCTGTCGGTGGTGGTGGCGCTGGCCGGAGCGCGCAGTCCCACGAAGGTGACGGTGGGCGCGCTGCGCGAGCGGCAGGCGCGGTGGCCGGAGCGCTACCGCCGGCTGTTCGCGCAGGTGGGGAGGCTCGTCACGGAGGCGTCGAAGGCGGTGGAGGCCGGCGACCTGGAGGGCCTGGGGGACGCGATGAACGTCAACCAGGGCCTGCTGGGCGCGCTGGGCCTGTCGTCTCCGGCGCTGGAGGACATGGTGTACCGGCTGCGCGGCATGGGCGCGCTGGGCGCCAAATTCACCGGGGCAGGGGGGGACGGCGGCGCCGTCATCGGCCTCTTCCTCGAACCCGGGCCCGTGGTCGCGAAGCTGACGCGCGACGGCGTGCGCTGCTTCGCCAGCCAGCTGGCGGGACCGCGGCCCCACGGAGACCGTTCATGA
- the mvaD gene encoding diphosphomevalonate decarboxylase, translating into MKATVRAHPNIALVKYWGKRDEALILPHQSSLSLTLAPIHVTTTVEFGAASDQVELHGHAAKSSERDRVLRLLDAVRVQAGRDLGPAKVVSRGDFPMAAGLASSAAGFAALAVAGRAAAGLPSDTRASSVLARRGSGSACRSVQGGFCEWMRGERADGEDSYAVQRFDAGHWSDLRMVVAIVDRGEKEVKSRDGMKGAVETSPYYAAWVKDAEAEVPRARELIAKKDLQALGELCERNAWRMHSTSLAADPPLCYLSPATLGLILNLREQRKKGVPVWFTLDAGPNPVLLTDAAHEVAAEAMARACGALDVVRCVPGGDAALLTEHLF; encoded by the coding sequence ATGAAAGCAACCGTCCGGGCGCATCCCAACATCGCCCTCGTGAAGTACTGGGGCAAGCGCGACGAGGCGCTCATCCTCCCGCACCAGTCCAGCCTGTCGCTCACGCTGGCGCCCATCCACGTGACGACCACGGTGGAGTTCGGCGCCGCGTCCGACCAGGTGGAGCTGCACGGCCACGCGGCGAAGAGCAGCGAGCGCGACCGCGTGCTGCGCCTGCTGGACGCCGTGCGCGTGCAGGCGGGCCGCGACCTGGGCCCCGCGAAGGTGGTGTCGCGCGGCGACTTCCCCATGGCGGCGGGCCTGGCCAGCAGCGCGGCGGGCTTCGCGGCGCTGGCGGTGGCGGGGCGCGCGGCGGCGGGGCTCCCCTCCGACACGCGCGCCTCCAGCGTGCTCGCGCGGCGGGGCAGCGGCTCCGCGTGCCGCAGCGTGCAGGGCGGCTTCTGCGAGTGGATGCGCGGCGAGCGCGCGGACGGCGAGGACAGCTACGCCGTGCAGCGCTTCGACGCGGGGCACTGGTCGGACCTGCGCATGGTGGTGGCCATCGTCGACCGCGGCGAGAAGGAAGTGAAGTCGCGCGACGGCATGAAGGGCGCGGTGGAGACGAGCCCCTACTACGCGGCGTGGGTGAAGGACGCGGAGGCGGAGGTCCCCCGCGCCCGTGAGCTCATCGCGAAGAAGGACCTGCAGGCGCTGGGCGAACTGTGCGAGCGCAACGCGTGGCGCATGCACAGCACGTCGCTCGCGGCCGACCCGCCGCTCTGCTACCTGAGCCCGGCCACGCTGGGCCTCATCCTGAACCTGCGCGAGCAGCGCAAGAAGGGCGTGCCGGTGTGGTTCACGCTCGACGCCGGGCCCAACCCGGTGCTGCTGACGGACGCGGCGCACGAGGTGGCGGCGGAGGCCATGGCCCGCGCGTGCGGCGCGCTGGACGTGGTGCGCTGCGTGCCCGGTGGGGACGCGGCGCTGCTGACGGAGCACCTGTTCTGA
- a CDS encoding mevalonate kinase family protein: protein MERALSAPGKLFVSGEYAVLWGGVSRVAAVAPRTAAYVRRRQDSRVHVCLEEGTLQGLTTPRGVKWERDVPAGFSFVARTLDEALRAHGRPSVGFDVAVAPGALGPGGHKLGIGGSASATVLAAEAARFILEEKFDVLKLALVAHTLGQGGKGSGGDVASSFAGGLSRYRRYDVGALTEAANTGRFHAALAESPPVDLWRMPAPRVAMLYAFTGESASTKLLIAQVEAKLAEAGRQSFVERSDALGHAIENGLGGGDFRAFTEAVKAQHALLLELGPLETEGMRRVLAIAASYGCAGKLSGAGGGDGCILFAPDAQAREELRQGLESRGFLTLTLDVEPGVRGEAQADPQLRGWVDAIS, encoded by the coding sequence ATGGAGCGCGCCCTCTCCGCGCCCGGCAAGCTGTTCGTCTCCGGCGAATACGCCGTGCTGTGGGGCGGCGTGTCGCGCGTGGCCGCGGTGGCGCCCCGCACGGCCGCCTACGTGCGCAGGCGGCAGGACTCGCGGGTGCACGTCTGCCTGGAGGAGGGGACGCTCCAGGGCCTCACCACGCCCCGGGGCGTGAAGTGGGAGCGCGACGTGCCGGCGGGGTTCTCGTTCGTGGCGCGCACGCTGGACGAAGCCCTGCGCGCGCATGGAAGGCCCAGCGTGGGGTTCGACGTCGCGGTGGCGCCGGGCGCGCTGGGCCCGGGCGGCCACAAGCTGGGCATTGGCGGCAGCGCCTCCGCGACGGTGCTCGCGGCGGAGGCCGCCCGCTTCATCCTGGAAGAGAAGTTCGACGTGCTGAAGCTCGCGCTCGTCGCGCACACGCTGGGGCAGGGCGGCAAGGGCAGCGGCGGCGACGTGGCCTCCAGCTTCGCGGGCGGCCTGTCCCGCTACCGGCGCTACGACGTGGGCGCGCTGACGGAGGCCGCCAACACCGGCCGCTTCCACGCGGCGCTCGCGGAGTCGCCCCCGGTGGACCTGTGGCGCATGCCCGCGCCCCGCGTGGCCATGCTCTACGCCTTCACCGGGGAGAGCGCGTCCACGAAGCTGCTCATCGCCCAGGTGGAGGCGAAGCTCGCGGAGGCCGGGCGCCAGTCGTTCGTGGAGCGCTCGGACGCGCTGGGCCACGCCATTGAGAATGGCCTGGGCGGCGGTGACTTCCGCGCCTTCACGGAAGCGGTGAAGGCGCAGCACGCGCTGCTGCTGGAACTGGGCCCGCTGGAGACGGAGGGCATGCGCCGGGTGCTGGCCATCGCCGCGTCCTACGGCTGCGCGGGCAAGCTGTCCGGCGCGGGCGGCGGGGACGGGTGCATCCTCTTCGCCCCGGACGCGCAGGCGCGCGAGGAGCTGCGCCAGGGCCTGGAGTCGCGCGGCTTCCTCACGCTGACGCTGGACGTGGAGCCCGGCGTGCGCGGTGAGGCGCAGGCGGACCCGCAGCTTCGCGGCTGGGTGGACGCAATTAGCTAG
- the omp85 gene encoding Omp85 family outer membrane protein, whose translation MLAPVVLLFFLLLSLSAVAAGRTAPGLLPVKKTPAMDGIALPLVSFSTDQGFGYGAVGGMYLYAPGKTPYAHALSAQVFFSSRGAMNHYLRYDGPQLLGPLRLEGRLEYRKEKSSPFFGAGNLSAPDFRGDVEDQRYNYDKGSPGLWVRLRGRPFGETHPFQSYVGYGWRNTSVSPYETSILAQEKPIGIEGGTSGQILAGALWDTRDDESDPTTGGVEEVALRVSGLATFSRYQYAGVTLSERRYIRLSPRLVFAQRLTLDMLFGEVPFFEWMTTGGVNVSEGIGGMSSVRGIERNRFAGNVKAFSNSELRFQAAQMSVFGQQLKLGAVVFLDLGRVWHPGVTDGKWHEWHPGIGGGLRFSRRAAVVRMDYARSTETGRQRFYITFGHMF comes from the coding sequence ATGCTGGCTCCTGTCGTCCTCCTGTTCTTCCTCCTGCTGTCCCTCAGCGCCGTGGCGGCCGGCCGGACCGCGCCCGGGCTCCTGCCCGTGAAGAAGACGCCGGCCATGGACGGCATCGCCCTGCCCCTGGTGAGCTTCAGCACCGACCAGGGCTTCGGCTACGGCGCGGTGGGCGGCATGTACCTGTACGCACCCGGCAAGACGCCGTACGCGCATGCCTTGTCCGCGCAGGTCTTCTTCAGCTCACGCGGCGCCATGAATCATTACCTCCGCTACGACGGCCCGCAGCTGCTGGGGCCCCTGCGGTTGGAAGGCCGGCTGGAGTACCGCAAGGAGAAGAGCAGCCCCTTCTTCGGCGCGGGCAACCTGTCCGCCCCGGACTTCCGCGGCGACGTGGAGGACCAGCGCTACAACTACGACAAGGGCTCGCCGGGCCTCTGGGTCCGCCTGCGCGGCCGGCCCTTCGGTGAGACGCACCCGTTCCAGTCCTACGTGGGCTACGGGTGGCGCAACACCAGCGTGTCACCCTACGAGACGTCCATCCTCGCGCAGGAGAAGCCTATTGGCATCGAGGGCGGCACCAGCGGGCAGATCCTCGCGGGCGCGCTCTGGGACACGCGCGACGACGAGTCCGACCCGACGACCGGCGGCGTGGAGGAGGTGGCGCTGCGCGTGTCGGGCCTGGCCACCTTCAGCCGCTACCAGTACGCGGGCGTGACGCTGAGCGAGCGCCGCTACATCCGGCTGTCGCCGAGGCTGGTGTTCGCGCAGCGGCTCACGCTGGACATGCTGTTTGGCGAGGTGCCCTTCTTCGAATGGATGACGACGGGCGGCGTCAACGTGTCCGAGGGCATTGGCGGCATGAGCAGCGTGCGCGGCATCGAGCGCAACCGCTTCGCCGGCAACGTGAAGGCGTTCAGCAATTCGGAGCTGCGCTTCCAGGCCGCGCAGATGTCCGTCTTCGGCCAGCAGCTCAAGCTGGGCGCGGTGGTGTTCCTGGACCTGGGCCGCGTGTGGCACCCGGGCGTGACGGATGGCAAGTGGCACGAGTGGCACCCGGGCATCGGCGGCGGCCTGCGCTTCTCGCGCCGCGCGGCCGTGGTGCGCATGGACTACGCGCGCTCCACCGAGACGGGCCGCCAGCGCTTCTACATCACGTTCGGTCACATGTTCTAA
- a CDS encoding alkaline phosphatase family protein: protein MLLVHLDGVPKALLDEAIVSGRMPFVGHLVRSGAYHLENAFWGAPTSTPFFQAGLLYGLQHPNLPGYSWYDRSLGRKVQMNTPGDAMAIDARLRGHGRTSLLDHGGHTYFSLFHAGATNRMCMSTLSSFKLMARSFAYEMQGLGSARTRGAWDFLRSFGMESLQAVREVRQWSRSINDWRHEQGFLLSRILLQRLGWSFAYTKSLVDMVRGVPLIYLVYGNFDEVAHRRGPRSELALAELHRVDASLAELFAVARAAPEPYDVILISDHGHVDSLPLEQRQGRRLEAVLFQGDTPPLREDVRRGLLDGREPPTPDTSAREPFVPVVVEAGNFAHVYLSGRPAPLEARELLALHPHVLARATENPDIGMVAMRRGAEAVVVMAGGVYGPAELDRAPLSSEYSRRAVADFLHGLPRMETAGDLVLFGEAVQKGGTVGFAWEFGSHGGLTRVESDSLVMWPASGPVDLSGLSHCARLHERLAEAYLDAGAPRILH from the coding sequence GTGCTGCTGGTGCACCTGGATGGCGTGCCCAAGGCCCTGCTGGACGAGGCGATTGTTTCCGGGCGGATGCCCTTCGTGGGGCACCTCGTACGCTCGGGAGCGTACCACCTGGAGAACGCCTTCTGGGGCGCCCCCACGTCCACGCCGTTCTTCCAGGCGGGGCTGCTCTATGGGCTCCAGCATCCGAACCTGCCGGGTTACAGCTGGTACGACCGCTCGCTCGGCCGCAAGGTCCAGATGAACACGCCGGGCGACGCGATGGCCATCGATGCGCGCCTCAGGGGCCACGGCCGCACCAGCCTGCTCGACCACGGCGGGCACACCTACTTCTCGCTCTTCCACGCGGGCGCCACCAACCGCATGTGCATGAGCACGCTGTCCAGCTTCAAGCTGATGGCGCGCTCGTTCGCGTACGAGATGCAGGGCCTGGGCTCCGCGCGCACGCGCGGTGCGTGGGACTTCCTGCGCTCGTTCGGGATGGAGTCCCTGCAGGCGGTGCGCGAGGTGCGGCAGTGGTCGCGCTCCATCAACGACTGGCGCCACGAGCAGGGCTTCCTCCTGAGCCGCATCCTCCTGCAGCGGCTGGGCTGGAGCTTCGCGTACACCAAGTCCCTGGTGGACATGGTGCGCGGCGTGCCGCTCATCTACCTGGTGTACGGCAACTTCGACGAGGTGGCCCACCGGCGGGGGCCGCGCTCGGAGCTGGCGCTGGCGGAGCTGCACCGCGTGGACGCGTCGCTGGCGGAGCTGTTCGCCGTGGCCCGCGCCGCGCCGGAGCCCTACGACGTCATCCTCATCTCCGACCACGGCCACGTGGACAGCCTGCCGCTGGAGCAGCGCCAGGGCCGGCGCCTGGAGGCGGTGCTCTTCCAGGGGGACACGCCGCCGCTGCGCGAGGACGTCCGGCGCGGCCTGCTCGACGGGCGCGAACCGCCGACGCCGGACACGTCCGCGCGCGAGCCCTTCGTCCCCGTAGTGGTGGAGGCCGGCAACTTCGCCCACGTCTACCTGAGCGGCCGTCCCGCGCCGCTGGAGGCCCGCGAGCTGCTCGCGCTGCATCCGCACGTTTTGGCGCGGGCCACGGAGAACCCGGACATCGGCATGGTGGCGATGCGCCGGGGCGCCGAGGCGGTGGTGGTGATGGCCGGGGGCGTGTACGGCCCGGCGGAGCTGGACCGTGCGCCCCTTTCGTCCGAGTACAGCCGTCGCGCCGTGGCGGACTTCCTCCATGGCCTGCCGCGCATGGAGACGGCGGGCGACCTGGTGCTCTTCGGAGAGGCCGTCCAGAAGGGCGGCACGGTGGGCTTCGCGTGGGAGTTCGGCTCGCACGGCGGCCTCACGCGGGTGGAGTCCGACAGTCTGGTGATGTGGCCCGCGAGCGGGCCGGTGGACCTGTCCGGCCTGAGCCACTGCGCGCGGCTGCACGAGCGGCTGGCGGAGGCCTACCTGGACGCTGGCGCGCCTCGCATCCTGCATTGA
- a CDS encoding lysylphosphatidylglycerol synthase transmembrane domain-containing protein, which yields MRLPNAGGRTWLKVLGAVVGLGLSVLLLSTAFFKWNLSGGGALLTPRFPLRQFLLDLPGHLVWLVPFLLLQASLIPLRAVQWQATLRKPIPFRERYHLVGIGVFVHNALPGKLGEVTRAFLLSRTQHVPFIRGLGSVGVCKLMEFACLMLLVALSFLGPFGTTMAHFQGQLKVAISLCVGLVALVVLLAHWAAPLGRWLHKRHSLPRVEGFLSHVGEGLGTARSFKGMAKVFFFSIFPVSASALAYGLALQGIGIPGGLFAGAVVLGAISLGQALPGVPAGMGIYYFVTSWAARSLGASPEAAAAFATLTHLGTVLSQVSVGALSVHHSKLRIRDLRKGGRLANAAAHHVAHEAVEPAPP from the coding sequence ATGCGGCTTCCCAACGCTGGTGGACGCACGTGGCTCAAGGTGCTGGGCGCCGTGGTGGGGCTCGGCCTGTCCGTGCTCCTGCTGTCCACGGCCTTCTTCAAATGGAACCTGTCCGGGGGAGGGGCGCTGCTGACGCCCCGCTTCCCGCTGCGCCAGTTCCTCCTGGACCTGCCGGGGCACCTGGTGTGGCTGGTGCCCTTCCTGCTGCTCCAGGCGTCGCTCATCCCGCTGCGGGCGGTGCAGTGGCAGGCCACCCTGCGCAAGCCCATCCCGTTCAGGGAGCGCTACCACCTGGTGGGCATTGGCGTCTTCGTCCACAACGCGCTGCCAGGGAAGCTGGGCGAGGTGACACGCGCCTTCCTGCTGTCACGCACGCAGCACGTGCCCTTCATCCGGGGCCTGGGCTCCGTGGGCGTGTGCAAGCTGATGGAGTTCGCCTGCCTGATGCTGCTGGTGGCGCTGTCCTTCCTGGGCCCCTTCGGCACGACGATGGCCCACTTCCAGGGGCAGCTGAAGGTGGCCATCTCGCTGTGCGTCGGCCTGGTGGCCCTGGTGGTGCTCCTGGCCCACTGGGCAGCGCCCCTGGGGCGCTGGCTGCACAAGCGTCACAGCCTGCCGCGCGTGGAGGGCTTCCTCAGCCACGTGGGGGAGGGCCTGGGCACGGCGCGCTCCTTCAAGGGCATGGCGAAGGTGTTCTTCTTCTCCATCTTCCCGGTGTCCGCCTCCGCGCTGGCGTACGGCCTGGCGCTGCAGGGCATTGGCATCCCCGGGGGCCTCTTCGCGGGCGCGGTGGTGCTGGGCGCCATCTCCCTGGGACAGGCGCTGCCGGGCGTGCCGGCGGGCATGGGCATCTACTACTTCGTGACGAGCTGGGCGGCGCGCTCACTGGGCGCCAGCCCGGAGGCCGCGGCGGCCTTCGCCACGCTCACCCACCTGGGCACCGTGCTCAGCCAGGTGTCCGTGGGCGCGCTGTCCGTGCACCACAGCAAGCTGCGCATCCGGGACCTGCGCAAGGGCGGCCGGCTGGCCAACGCCGCCGCGCACCACGTCGCGCACGAGGCCGTGGAACCCGCGCCGCCCTGA
- a CDS encoding 2Fe-2S iron-sulfur cluster-binding protein: MPKVTFKSPLAEVVVDVPPGTTLLDAAEKGEAQVGHSCGGVCGCSTCHVWIRKGLDSLSEQRDDEMDRLDMGFDVRPYSRLSCQTEVAQEDVTVEITEESLVAFMDENPAIRRQLESEGKWPLRK, from the coding sequence GTGCCCAAGGTCACCTTCAAGAGCCCCCTGGCGGAAGTCGTCGTGGACGTGCCCCCAGGCACCACCCTGCTGGACGCCGCGGAGAAGGGCGAGGCCCAGGTGGGCCACAGCTGCGGCGGCGTGTGCGGGTGCTCCACCTGCCATGTGTGGATCCGCAAGGGGCTGGACTCGCTGAGCGAGCAGCGGGACGACGAGATGGACCGTCTGGACATGGGCTTCGACGTGCGGCCCTATTCCCGCCTCTCCTGCCAGACGGAAGTGGCCCAGGAGGACGTCACGGTGGAGATCACCGAGGAGTCCCTGGTCGCCTTCATGGATGAGAACCCGGCCATCCGCCGGCAGCTCGAATCCGAAGGGAAATGGCCCCTGAGGAAGTAG
- the hscA gene encoding Fe-S protein assembly chaperone HscA, with protein MSNNGFMQIHDPLKPKGHAVGIDLGTTHSLVASVAQGKPRCVPVDDGDSLLLPSVVHYGKDGGVVVGARARALAAGAPTDTIASVKRFMGRGPDDAETRKLGAYRFVPGSQVVRFDVAGGQPVTPIEVSGEILRALKRRAEAHFSGKVEQAVITVPAYFDDAQRQATRDAGKLAGLEVLRLLNEPTAAALAYGLDKGSQGSFAVYDLGGGTFDISILKLEDGVFEVKSTGGDSALGGDDFDRAIAERVLQAMGATSPTPSQIAEAMAAARKAKEALTDAAEVTLSVGGHSQPLTRADFEAWIQPLVQKTGMVCRRALKDAGVAAGELDGVILVGGSTRVPAVRRFVAELFGREPLGDIDPDQVVALGAAVQASLLTDSNRQDEVLLLDVLPLSLGLETMGGIAEKLIPRNSTIPTAAAQVFTTFKDGQTGLDVHVVQGERELVQDNRSLARFTLSGIPPLAAGLARVEVRFQVDADGILSVTAKEQSTGVAQTITVKPSHGLSDEEIEQMLLDSIDYAEDDIQARQVREQQVEAERVLTEADRQLRENAALLEAGEPEAIQAAMARVREAAKGKDYLAVKEALHALDEASRAFIERVMNRAITQVVSGHSVEEY; from the coding sequence GTGAGCAACAACGGCTTCATGCAGATCCACGACCCGCTCAAGCCCAAGGGGCATGCGGTGGGCATCGACCTGGGCACCACCCACTCGCTGGTGGCGTCCGTGGCCCAGGGCAAGCCGCGCTGCGTCCCGGTGGACGACGGGGACTCGCTGCTGCTGCCCTCGGTCGTGCACTACGGCAAGGACGGCGGCGTGGTGGTGGGCGCGCGCGCCCGGGCGCTCGCGGCCGGGGCGCCCACGGATACCATCGCGTCGGTGAAGCGCTTCATGGGCCGGGGCCCGGACGACGCGGAGACGCGCAAGCTGGGGGCCTACCGCTTCGTCCCCGGCTCGCAGGTGGTGCGCTTCGACGTGGCCGGCGGCCAGCCGGTGACGCCCATCGAAGTGTCCGGTGAGATCCTGCGCGCCCTGAAGCGCCGGGCGGAGGCGCACTTCTCCGGCAAGGTGGAGCAGGCCGTCATCACCGTGCCCGCCTACTTCGACGACGCCCAGCGGCAGGCCACCCGGGACGCGGGCAAGCTCGCGGGCCTGGAGGTGCTGCGGCTGCTCAACGAGCCCACCGCCGCGGCGCTGGCCTACGGCCTGGACAAGGGCAGCCAAGGCAGCTTCGCCGTCTATGACCTGGGCGGCGGCACCTTCGACATCTCCATCCTCAAGCTGGAGGACGGCGTCTTCGAGGTGAAGTCCACCGGCGGCGACTCCGCCCTGGGCGGGGACGACTTCGACCGCGCCATCGCGGAGCGCGTGCTCCAGGCGATGGGCGCCACGTCCCCTACCCCCTCGCAGATCGCGGAAGCCATGGCCGCGGCGCGCAAGGCGAAGGAGGCCCTGACGGACGCGGCGGAGGTGACGCTCAGCGTGGGCGGGCACTCGCAGCCCCTCACGCGCGCGGACTTCGAGGCGTGGATCCAGCCGCTCGTGCAGAAGACGGGCATGGTGTGCCGCCGGGCCCTGAAGGACGCGGGCGTGGCGGCGGGGGAGCTGGACGGCGTCATCCTGGTGGGCGGCTCCACGCGCGTGCCGGCGGTGCGCCGCTTCGTGGCGGAGCTGTTCGGCCGCGAGCCCCTGGGCGACATTGATCCGGATCAGGTCGTGGCCCTGGGCGCGGCGGTGCAGGCCAGCCTGCTCACCGACAGCAACCGCCAGGACGAGGTGCTGCTGCTGGACGTGCTGCCCCTGTCGCTGGGCCTGGAGACGATGGGCGGCATCGCGGAGAAGCTGATCCCGCGCAACTCCACCATCCCCACCGCGGCGGCGCAGGTGTTCACCACGTTCAAGGACGGCCAGACGGGCCTGGACGTGCACGTGGTGCAGGGCGAGCGGGAGCTGGTGCAGGACAACCGCAGCCTCGCGCGCTTCACGCTCTCCGGCATCCCGCCCCTGGCGGCGGGCCTGGCCCGGGTGGAGGTGCGCTTCCAGGTGGACGCGGACGGCATCCTGTCCGTCACCGCGAAGGAGCAGAGCACCGGCGTCGCGCAGACCATCACCGTCAAGCCCAGCCACGGCCTGTCGGACGAGGAGATAGAGCAGATGCTGCTCGACTCCATCGACTACGCGGAGGACGACATCCAGGCCCGCCAGGTGCGCGAGCAGCAGGTGGAGGCCGAGCGCGTCCTCACGGAGGCCGACCGCCAGCTGCGCGAGAACGCGGCCCTGCTGGAGGCCGGCGAGCCGGAGGCCATCCAGGCCGCCATGGCCCGCGTCCGGGAGGCGGCGAAGGGCAAGGACTACCTGGCCGTGAAGGAGGCCCTCCACGCGCTGGACGAAGCCTCCCGGGCCTTCATTGAACGGGTCATGAACCGCGCCATCACCCAGGTGGTGTCCGGCCATTCCGTGGAGGAGTACTGA